In the Rhizobium sp. SSA_523 genome, TCCGACAACAAGGCGGAACTGGAGAAATTCCTGACGGTCAAGCGCGGCGATATCGCCCGCGACCTGGACGGCGATCCGGTGTTCCTCGCTCAGGACGCCTTCTCGCTTCGCTATGAAGCCGAACGCTACCCGGCCATCAAGATGGTCGCCATCAAGGAATATCACGTCGCCAAGGCGGCGTGATCGCGAGGCGATCCTTACGCCTGGGTGCAGGAGAGAGTGGGCGACGCGGGATCGGCCGGCGATGCATTGGCGGCCGTATACTCCGCCATGTCCGACGTCAGGTCGATCAGGAAATCGTCGCACCAGCGCTTCACGTCATGCTCCAGCAGGTGATCCATCATCCCCTGCCACCGCTGCTGACGTTCTTCCAGCCCCATTGTGAGGCCGCGGGCTATGGCATTGCCCGTTCCTTCAATGTCATAGGGGTTGACGAGCAGAGCGCCCTTCAATTCCCGCGCAGCACCCGCAAAACGCGACAGAACCAGGACGCCGGGATCGTCCGGATCCTGGGCTGCGACGAATTCCTTGGCGACAAGGTTCATGCCGTCGCGCAGGGGTGTCACCAGTCCGACTTTGGCAAGACGATAAAGCCCGGCCAGCACCGGCCTGCCGATGGACCGGTTGATATAGCGGATCGGCACCCAGTCGACGGTTCCCAGCGCCCCGTTCACCCGCCCGGCCTGCTCCGCGACCGTGCGCTGCATCGCCTCGTATTCCGGTACTTCCGAGCGCGATTTGGGGGTGATCTGCAGATAGGTCACGCTGCCCTGATGACCGGGATTGCGCGAGACAAAGCTTTCATAGGCATCGATCCGCTGCGTGATTCCCTTGGAATAGTCGAGCCGGTCGACGCCGATGATCAGTTCGCGTCCCTCGAGGCTCTGGCGGGCCTTGCGTACCATTGTGGAGTTCACCGATTTGCGCGCAAATTCGGCAAAGGCCTCGGTCTCGATGCCGATGGAATAGAAGCCGCCCTTGAAGGTCCGTCCATGCGACTGGAACAGCCCATCGCCAATCGCATTGCCGAAGCCTTCCCGCACCAGGCAGCCGCGGAAATTTTCCAGGTCATGATCGGTCTGAAAGCCCACCAGATCGTAATGCGTCAGCCCACGCATGATCTCCTCATGCACCGGCATGGCAAACAGCACGTCCGCCGGCGGCCAGGGAATGTGCAGGAAGAAGCCGATCCGGTTCTTGAAACCCATCTGGCGCAGCTCCGCCGCCAGCGGAATCAGGTGGTAATCATGCACCCAGAGAATGTCGTCCGGTTTGATCAGCGGCGCCAGTCGATGGGCGAAGAACCGGTTGACGCGAAAATAGCCTGCCATCTCCTTGCGGGCATATTCGGCAAGATCCAGCCGGTAATGACAGATCGGCCACAAGACCCGGTTGGCGAAGCCATGATAGTATTCCTCGACATCGGTCTTCGTCAGATCGGTCAGGGCATAGGTGATATTGCCACGTTCCGTCAGGGCAAGCGGCGCAGGATCCTTGCTGCCGCTGGATTTTCCGGACCACCCCATCCAGACCCCGCCACGCTCTTCCAGGGCCGCTTGCAACGCCACGGCCAGGCCGCCGGCGGGCGCCGTGCCGTTTTTCTCCGGCATGGGGACGCGATTGGAAATGACGACGAGACGGCTCAAAACTTAATTCTCCTTCGACGGTTCGAGACTGGCATCACTCCGATGCAAGCCCCTTCAGCATCTGTCTGAGAGCGTCCGCGGACGCGATTGTATATCGTGCGGCGGTCTCCGCCGTCGGCTCGCCAATCCGGATGGAGCATCCTCCCATGTCATTGGCGACCTTGAACATGGCTTCGTCGGTCACGTCGTCGCCGATGGCGATCGGCTTTCGGCCGACAAAGGGCGGCTCCGACAGGAAGGCACGCACGGCCGCGCCCTTGCTGGCACGCGCGGGGCGGATCTCGATCACCATCTTGCCACGCTGTAGCGCATAATCCGGCCCGGCCTCTTCCAGGGCGGAATGCATGACGGCCTCTACCGATTGCTGCCATTGCGGCGCCTGGCGATAATGTGCGGCGACGGCCGCCCCCTTGTCCTCGATGAGAACGCCGTTCCAGTCGCCGGTAACCCGCGCCAGCGAGGCTTTCAATGTCGAAAAGGCGGGATCCTGTGCCACGGAATCGACAGAACCGTCGGCCCGCCGGCGTTCGGCTCCGTGCAGACCGGCAATGGGCAGGACAAGCGGGGAGAACAGCGTGTCGGCGTAAACCAAAGCACGTCCCGTCACGAGCGCCAGCGCTCCGTCCAGCCTGTTTGCAAGCCGAGCCAGATGATCGGCAAGCTCGGGCGGTACGATGATTGCGTCCGGCGTTGCCGCAAGATCCAGCAAGGTCCCGTCTATGTCGAGAAACAGGGCCCAGGAGTCCGGCTGGCCAAGGAGACTAACCAGGACGTCTTCACCCGAATGAAGGGTGTCGATGTCACGTGTTGTGTCGGTCGGTAACATGGGAGTGTACTTAGGCGGTGCATGCCGCAAGGCAAGACCAAGGCTGGCTTTGTCGCCGCCTGCCACTCCGCCGGGCCCCCGTCCGACTCCCGTCCGACTCCCGTTCGGCCCCCGTCTGGCCCAGTCCTGCCATTGCCCGGCTCTCTCTGCGCGCCTATTCCTCCGCTACCCCTGGCACCGCTCGGTCGCAACGCTCTGCCGCCACCAAAGTTGAGTGTTGATTGGAATTAACCGCATGTTAACCATTATCGATCGATTCTTGATCACGTGTCGCCGCCGCCTGCGGTCCGGTCCGGAGCTTGAAGCAATGTGTCGTTGGGCTGCCTATCGTGGTCACCCCTTATATCTGGAAGAGCTGGTCTCCTCTCCTGCGCATTCCCTGATCGAACAGAGCCATTGTGCCAGCCGGGCCAAGACGGCGACCAATGGCGATGGCTTCGGCATCGCCTGGTATGGCGATCATCCCGAGCCGGGTCGCTACCGGGATATCCTCCCGGCATGGTCGGACTGCAATCTGCGCAGTCTCGCGCGCCAGATCCGCTCGCCGCTGTTTCTGGCCCATGTGCGGGCGGCCACCAATGGCAGCACGCGCCGTGACAATTGCCATCCTTTCGTCCAGGGCCAATGGTCCTTCATGCATAATGGCCAGATCGCCGGCTTTGACA is a window encoding:
- the otsA gene encoding alpha,alpha-trehalose-phosphate synthase (UDP-forming), with protein sequence MSRLVVISNRVPMPEKNGTAPAGGLAVALQAALEERGGVWMGWSGKSSGSKDPAPLALTERGNITYALTDLTKTDVEEYYHGFANRVLWPICHYRLDLAEYARKEMAGYFRVNRFFAHRLAPLIKPDDILWVHDYHLIPLAAELRQMGFKNRIGFFLHIPWPPADVLFAMPVHEEIMRGLTHYDLVGFQTDHDLENFRGCLVREGFGNAIGDGLFQSHGRTFKGGFYSIGIETEAFAEFARKSVNSTMVRKARQSLEGRELIIGVDRLDYSKGITQRIDAYESFVSRNPGHQGSVTYLQITPKSRSEVPEYEAMQRTVAEQAGRVNGALGTVDWVPIRYINRSIGRPVLAGLYRLAKVGLVTPLRDGMNLVAKEFVAAQDPDDPGVLVLSRFAGAARELKGALLVNPYDIEGTGNAIARGLTMGLEERQQRWQGMMDHLLEHDVKRWCDDFLIDLTSDMAEYTAANASPADPASPTLSCTQA
- the otsB gene encoding trehalose-phosphatase produces the protein MLPTDTTRDIDTLHSGEDVLVSLLGQPDSWALFLDIDGTLLDLAATPDAIIVPPELADHLARLANRLDGALALVTGRALVYADTLFSPLVLPIAGLHGAERRRADGSVDSVAQDPAFSTLKASLARVTGDWNGVLIEDKGAAVAAHYRQAPQWQQSVEAVMHSALEEAGPDYALQRGKMVIEIRPARASKGAAVRAFLSEPPFVGRKPIAIGDDVTDEAMFKVANDMGGCSIRIGEPTAETAARYTIASADALRQMLKGLASE